One part of the Nostoc sp. PCC 7120 = FACHB-418 genome encodes these proteins:
- a CDS encoding endo-1,4-beta-xylanase — protein sequence MFHRRKFLRRAGYTTLSAFLTMGFLQRDKQRDSRSTDIAAINTNYPLRQLAAAKGKRYGAAVDSETLKKYPDYAKLIARECSIVTPNGELKWNATEPQPGYFTFEAADAIANFCQKHNLKMHGHTLFWNMAKPDWLPYPPTIPMIERHFNGVMGHYRNSEVLISWDIANEIIAYSEDEAKASTYGLHKGVKPELIRDVFLIAASIDSSKKFYLNDFSIEGDTWKSRYFLKMIEYLKNNGAKIDGAGIQSHLWFSTNYPFDEKGFVGVLKRLKELEVKPVITELDIIIDTPLPDTIEKLDQMVADSYKRYLDLCFANGVDTIITWGITDRYSWIRHPDWMPQKFKANPSYHKFLRPLPYDENLKPKLARKAIAQAFIKATSSR from the coding sequence ATGTTCCATCGGAGAAAATTCTTAAGGAGAGCAGGGTACACAACTCTATCTGCTTTCTTGACGATGGGGTTTTTACAAAGGGATAAACAGAGGGATAGCCGTAGTACGGATATTGCCGCAATCAATACGAATTATCCCTTGCGGCAATTAGCTGCTGCCAAAGGAAAACGCTATGGTGCAGCAGTTGACAGTGAAACTTTAAAAAAATATCCCGACTACGCGAAATTAATTGCCCGCGAATGTTCAATTGTGACACCCAACGGCGAATTAAAATGGAATGCCACTGAACCGCAGCCAGGATATTTTACTTTTGAAGCAGCTGATGCGATCGCTAACTTCTGCCAAAAGCATAACCTGAAAATGCACGGGCATACCCTGTTCTGGAACATGGCAAAACCAGACTGGCTTCCTTATCCCCCCACCATACCCATGATCGAACGGCACTTTAACGGTGTGATGGGACATTATCGCAATAGTGAAGTTTTAATATCTTGGGATATCGCTAATGAAATTATTGCCTACAGTGAAGATGAAGCTAAGGCCTCTACTTACGGCTTACATAAAGGTGTAAAACCAGAATTAATTCGAGATGTATTTTTAATCGCCGCTTCGATTGATAGCAGCAAGAAGTTTTACTTAAATGATTTCTCCATTGAAGGCGATACCTGGAAATCCAGGTATTTCCTAAAAATGATCGAGTATCTTAAGAATAATGGCGCGAAGATAGATGGAGCAGGTATCCAGTCTCATCTGTGGTTTTCCACCAATTATCCTTTTGATGAAAAAGGATTTGTTGGTGTTTTAAAAAGGCTCAAAGAACTGGAAGTTAAACCAGTAATTACCGAACTGGATATTATTATTGACACTCCTCTACCAGACACTATTGAAAAGCTCGATCAAATGGTAGCTGACTCTTATAAGCGATATCTTGACTTATGCTTCGCTAATGGAGTCGATACCATCATTACCTGGGGTATTACTGATCGTTATAGCTGGATACGTCACCCTGATTGGATGCCCCAAAAATTTAAGGCAAATCCCAGCTACCATAAGTTTTTGCGTCCACTTCCCTACGACGAGAATCTGAAACCTAAACTTGCTCGTAAAGCGATCGCCCAAGCCTTCATAAAGGCTACTTCTTCAAGATGA
- a CDS encoding enoyl-CoA hydratase/isomerase family protein, which yields MTLNQPEYFTKYENLHFHRDENGILEVRMHTNGSSLVFTGKTHREFPDAFYDISRDRDNRVVILTGSGDAWMAEIDFPSLGDVTNPREWDKTYWEGKKVLQNLLDIEVPVISAVNGAALLHSEYILTTDIILASENTVFQDMPHLNAGIVPGDGVHILWPLALGLYRGRYFLFTQEKLTAQQAYELNVVHEVLPQSKLMERAWEIARTLAKQPTLNLRYTRVALTQRLKRLVNEGIGYGLALEGITATDLRNT from the coding sequence ATGACTTTGAATCAACCTGAATATTTCACCAAATACGAAAACCTGCACTTCCATCGAGATGAAAATGGCATTCTAGAAGTGAGAATGCACACAAACGGTAGTTCACTTGTTTTCACAGGTAAAACTCATCGAGAGTTTCCCGACGCATTCTACGACATTAGCCGAGACAGAGATAACCGTGTTGTCATCCTCACAGGTAGTGGTGATGCTTGGATGGCTGAAATCGATTTTCCTAGTTTAGGAGATGTCACCAATCCTCGTGAGTGGGATAAAACTTATTGGGAAGGTAAAAAGGTGCTGCAAAACCTCTTGGATATTGAAGTACCAGTTATCTCTGCTGTCAATGGTGCAGCATTACTTCATAGTGAATACATTCTGACGACCGACATTATTCTTGCGTCTGAAAACACTGTATTTCAAGATATGCCTCATTTAAATGCAGGTATCGTACCAGGTGACGGAGTGCATATATTATGGCCGTTGGCACTTGGTCTTTATCGCGGGCGCTACTTCTTGTTTACTCAAGAAAAGCTGACGGCTCAACAAGCTTATGAACTTAATGTTGTCCATGAAGTACTGCCGCAAAGCAAACTCATGGAACGGGCTTGGGAAATTGCCAGGACACTTGCCAAACAGCCCACATTAAACTTGCGATACACCCGTGTGGCCTTGACTCAAAGACTGAAGCGGTTAGTTAATGAAGGGATTGGCTATGGTCTAGCATTAGAAGGTATTACCGCCACCGATCTCCGCAATACTTAA
- a CDS encoding Crp/Fnr family transcriptional regulator, translated as MINFLNIDHLPENIKMAMAITYESLTAGQPLFHQGDLTRAIFVVISGQIRLMHYTDAGQSIKHYEVKAGESFAEAALFNEFYDCTAIADIPSRVATFPKQAFLATLRQYPDLSEALIVQLARRFHQVKILLELRSIRSARDRVLRYLEISAHPHGNTVNLDKPLKEIAEDMGLSQEALSRVLSQLQKDGTITRKKRQIVLIQELNRT; from the coding sequence ATGATCAATTTTTTAAACATTGACCATCTGCCAGAAAATATCAAAATGGCGATGGCAATCACCTATGAGAGTTTAACGGCTGGACAGCCGCTTTTCCATCAAGGAGATTTAACCAGAGCCATTTTTGTAGTCATATCTGGACAGATCAGACTCATGCACTATACCGACGCTGGTCAATCCATCAAGCACTATGAAGTCAAAGCTGGAGAGAGTTTTGCAGAAGCTGCATTGTTCAATGAGTTTTATGATTGTACAGCGATCGCTGATATTCCTTCCCGTGTCGCTACTTTTCCTAAACAGGCGTTTCTAGCAACTTTGCGCCAATATCCAGATTTATCAGAGGCTCTCATAGTACAACTGGCACGAAGATTTCACCAAGTAAAAATCTTACTAGAACTACGGAGTATTCGTTCTGCGCGCGATCGCGTGCTGCGTTATTTGGAAATTTCCGCCCATCCACACGGAAACACCGTCAATCTGGATAAACCTCTGAAAGAAATAGCCGAAGATATGGGATTGAGCCAGGAAGCATTGTCTCGCGTTTTGAGTCAACTGCAAAAAGACGGGACAATTACCCGCAAAAAACGACAAATTGTATTAATTCAAGAATTAAATCGAACTTAA
- a CDS encoding SDR family oxidoreductase, with the protein MENFVTPPAFGEKIRERWTLAGRKALITGATKGIGLAIAQEFLALGAEVVIVARNAEAIEQQMKAWHSAGKVHGVAADVSTSEGRQMMLDYVSKTFGELDILVNNVGTNIRKKATDYTEEEFAAIFQINLTSIFELSRLFYPLLKTSKNSSIVNIGSVAGLISVRTGAPYGMTKAALVQLTRSLAVEWADDGIRVNAIAPWFIQTPLTEPLLNNPETLSAVLSRTPMKRVGQPEEVASLTAFLCMPTASYITGQCIAVDGGFLAFGF; encoded by the coding sequence GTGGAAAATTTTGTTACCCCTCCAGCTTTTGGGGAAAAAATCCGGGAACGCTGGACATTAGCCGGACGAAAAGCTTTGATTACCGGAGCTACAAAAGGAATTGGTTTAGCGATCGCTCAAGAGTTCTTGGCTTTAGGTGCAGAAGTCGTCATTGTGGCTCGCAATGCTGAAGCGATTGAGCAGCAGATGAAGGCTTGGCATTCTGCGGGGAAAGTTCACGGAGTTGCAGCCGACGTTTCCACTTCTGAGGGTCGTCAAATGATGCTTGATTACGTTAGCAAGACCTTTGGAGAACTTGACATTTTGGTGAACAACGTTGGCACAAATATTCGTAAGAAAGCGACTGATTACACAGAAGAAGAATTTGCTGCGATATTTCAAATTAATCTAACTTCTATATTTGAGCTTTCCCGACTGTTTTATCCCTTACTCAAAACAAGTAAAAACAGCAGTATCGTTAACATCGGTTCTGTTGCTGGATTAATTTCCGTTCGGACTGGCGCACCCTATGGCATGACCAAAGCTGCACTCGTGCAGTTAACGCGATCGCTGGCGGTAGAATGGGCAGATGATGGTATTCGCGTTAATGCGATCGCACCTTGGTTTATCCAAACTCCTCTGACCGAGCCTCTACTCAACAATCCCGAAACTTTAAGCGCAGTCCTTTCACGCACACCAATGAAACGCGTGGGTCAACCCGAAGAAGTAGCCAGCCTGACGGCTTTTCTCTGTATGCCTACCGCATCCTACATCACAGGACAATGTATTGCTGTTGATGGAGGATTTCTGGCATTTGGTTTTTAA
- the rpmG gene encoding 50S ribosomal protein L33, whose product MAKSKGARIIVTLECTECRTNPDKRSPGVSRYTSTKNRRNTTNRLELKKFCTHCNKHTVHKEIK is encoded by the coding sequence ATGGCTAAAAGTAAAGGTGCGCGCATTATAGTCACACTAGAGTGTACTGAATGCCGGACAAATCCAGACAAGCGATCGCCAGGTGTTTCCCGGTATACCTCAACCAAGAACCGTCGTAACACCACCAATCGTCTAGAACTAAAAAAGTTCTGTACCCACTGTAATAAACATACCGTTCACAAGGAAATCAAGTAA
- a CDS encoding ribonuclease catalytic domain-containing protein gives MEKGTLVEFRVQGDRRLGVVDRPDGKTRWFVVDERGQSHSLAPRQITYTVNGNTYKPSEIDRFLEEVKPYLDPSSLEVAWELLVEDGETVTPSQMANLLFSESNSAPSYAAHCLLSDDKLYFKQKGDAYEPRTAAQVADRKHQIEVEALKARGQQEFLTRVEQALQGEAVEWQRHDRQRLEGLEKYGTLLADIVKVGLNYDSLARAYPPPAPVLETMNMLGRPATPQGAFQLLVDLGWWSATENLFLRRSSIPVQFPSKVLEVAQQRLDFPPTDLDTNRLDLTHLKVYTVDDESTTEIDDGLSWEKLPDDRERLWVHIADPTRYLAPEDDLDLEARKRGSTVYLPTGMIPMFPEVLATGPMSLVQGRVCCALSFGVVLDGTGAVQDFTIHPSLIKPTYRLTYEDVDEMLELGVQAEPEIAAIATWATKRKSWRYNQGAISINMPEAMIKVKNDDISIDILDDSRSRQLVAEMMILAGEVAARYGQVHNIPLPFRGQPQPELPPEDELLRLPAGFVRACAMRRCMPKSEMSITPVRHAGLGLDTYTQATSPIRRYSDLLTHFQLKAHLRGEVPPFTAEELKEVMMTVTSTTQELTMVERQTNRYWALEYLRRHPEEIWQVTVLMWLREDSNLALILLEDLGLQLPMVFKRSVRLGEQVLVKVSISDPQKDVIQFQEIIYQEAQTAAN, from the coding sequence GTGGAGAAGGGGACGCTAGTTGAATTTAGGGTTCAAGGCGATCGCCGTTTGGGCGTGGTAGACCGCCCAGATGGAAAAACCCGTTGGTTTGTGGTAGATGAACGTGGTCAATCCCACAGCCTCGCGCCTAGACAAATTACATATACAGTTAACGGCAACACTTATAAGCCATCGGAGATTGACAGGTTTTTGGAGGAAGTCAAGCCTTATCTCGACCCCTCCAGCTTAGAAGTGGCTTGGGAATTACTAGTAGAAGATGGAGAAACAGTCACGCCATCCCAAATGGCCAATCTACTGTTTTCGGAATCAAACTCAGCTCCCAGTTATGCTGCTCATTGCTTGTTATCAGATGACAAGTTATATTTTAAACAAAAAGGTGATGCTTACGAACCGAGAACGGCGGCTCAAGTAGCAGATCGCAAACACCAGATAGAAGTAGAAGCCCTCAAAGCTAGGGGACAGCAGGAATTTTTGACGCGTGTAGAACAAGCACTCCAAGGCGAAGCAGTAGAGTGGCAGCGTCATGACCGCCAACGCCTAGAAGGATTGGAAAAGTATGGAACACTTTTAGCCGACATTGTGAAGGTGGGGCTAAACTATGATTCTCTGGCGCGTGCCTATCCTCCCCCAGCCCCAGTATTAGAAACAATGAATATGCTGGGGCGACCCGCAACCCCCCAAGGCGCTTTTCAATTACTGGTAGATTTGGGGTGGTGGAGTGCCACGGAAAACTTGTTCCTGCGTCGTTCGTCAATTCCAGTTCAGTTTCCTAGCAAGGTATTAGAAGTGGCGCAACAGCGTTTGGATTTCCCGCCGACAGACTTAGACACAAATCGCCTTGATTTGACTCACCTGAAGGTCTATACAGTTGACGATGAAAGCACCACTGAAATAGATGATGGATTGAGTTGGGAAAAACTCCCGGATGACAGGGAAAGATTGTGGGTGCATATCGCCGATCCTACCCGCTACTTAGCACCAGAAGATGATTTAGACCTAGAAGCCAGGAAGCGAGGCAGCACAGTTTATTTGCCGACGGGAATGATTCCCATGTTTCCCGAAGTATTGGCAACCGGCCCCATGAGTTTGGTACAGGGAAGAGTTTGCTGTGCTTTGAGTTTTGGTGTGGTTTTAGATGGGACAGGGGCAGTACAAGACTTTACTATTCATCCCAGCTTAATTAAGCCTACCTATCGCCTCACCTACGAAGACGTAGATGAGATGTTGGAATTAGGCGTACAAGCAGAACCAGAAATTGCGGCGATCGCTACTTGGGCAACTAAGCGCAAATCTTGGCGGTATAATCAAGGCGCAATCAGCATTAATATGCCGGAGGCGATGATTAAAGTCAAGAATGATGACATCAGTATCGACATTCTAGATGATTCCCGGTCACGGCAGTTAGTAGCAGAAATGATGATTCTAGCTGGTGAAGTGGCAGCCCGTTACGGTCAAGTACACAACATACCCTTGCCCTTTCGTGGTCAACCACAACCGGAATTACCCCCAGAAGACGAATTACTCCGACTTCCAGCCGGATTTGTCCGTGCTTGTGCCATGCGGCGTTGTATGCCCAAGAGTGAAATGAGTATTACTCCTGTACGTCACGCTGGTTTAGGTTTAGATACTTACACCCAAGCCACATCTCCCATCCGCCGCTACAGTGACTTACTAACGCACTTTCAACTTAAAGCCCACCTCCGGGGTGAAGTTCCCCCTTTTACCGCCGAAGAACTCAAAGAAGTAATGATGACCGTTACCAGCACCACCCAAGAGCTGACAATGGTAGAACGTCAGACTAATAGGTACTGGGCGTTGGAATATTTGCGCCGTCATCCAGAAGAGATTTGGCAGGTAACAGTGCTAATGTGGCTGCGAGAAGATAGTAACTTAGCACTAATTTTGTTAGAAGATTTGGGTTTACAATTACCGATGGTATTCAAGCGATCGGTGAGACTAGGTGAACAGGTATTAGTAAAAGTTAGTATTTCCGACCCGCAAAAAGATGTAATTCAGTTTCAAGAAATAATTTATCAAGAAGCCCAGACAGCAGCGAATTAG
- a CDS encoding RDD family protein translates to MTIERIPKKYYPKADIWRRGFALGVDFLGVWLVSSFLGNSGGIGIQVVQILVFVIGWLILRVLVVYNNQGQSLGRWAFDLKVLEVEDGEVVPRIPELLALFKREVIIGFGVLLLSIALGNIRLNPTAILLVIPLAIDCGAAFSDNQMRQAWHDRYAGTFIVSSSRGYSLDLKIKRLVGTLRRNVRR, encoded by the coding sequence ATGACCATCGAACGTATCCCCAAAAAATATTACCCCAAAGCTGATATTTGGCGACGAGGTTTCGCTTTGGGGGTGGATTTTCTTGGTGTTTGGTTAGTTAGTTCCTTCTTGGGTAATAGTGGTGGTATCGGTATTCAAGTTGTGCAAATTTTAGTTTTTGTTATCGGTTGGTTAATCTTGCGTGTGTTGGTTGTCTATAACAATCAAGGACAAAGTTTAGGGCGTTGGGCGTTTGACTTAAAGGTGCTGGAAGTGGAAGATGGGGAAGTTGTCCCCAGGATACCTGAATTACTGGCACTGTTCAAGAGAGAAGTTATAATTGGCTTTGGTGTTCTTTTGCTGTCCATTGCTTTGGGCAACATTAGACTCAACCCCACTGCCATACTGCTAGTGATTCCTCTGGCAATTGACTGTGGTGCGGCTTTCTCTGATAACCAGATGCGGCAGGCTTGGCATGACCGCTACGCTGGAACTTTCATAGTTTCGTCGAGTCGGGGCTATTCCCTTGATTTAAAAATTAAGCGATTAGTTGGAACTTTACGACGAAATGTGAGACGATAG
- a CDS encoding MDR/zinc-dependent alcohol dehydrogenase-like family protein encodes MKGLWLENNQLQLLTDIPVPEAPPGEALVRVLRAGICNTDLELLRGYYPYTGILGHEFVGLVEQGPEHLLNQRVVGEINAVCGYCRFCRRGQPTHCENRTVLGIVNRHGAFAEYLCLPVENLHVVPENVPTDAATFTEPLAAALEIQQQIILSRDDRVLVVGDGKLGQLVAQTLALTGCELLVVGRHQEKLANLKVRGVQTGLVDAVQDRAFDIVVECTGNPEGFAIARRALRPRGTLVLKSTYAGNLSLDASSLVVDEITLIGSRCGVFPPALELLATGKVDVEPLIHSQYPLTQGLLAFEEAQRRGVLKVLLEMGN; translated from the coding sequence ATGAAAGGACTCTGGCTAGAAAATAACCAGTTACAATTGCTTACAGATATTCCCGTTCCGGAAGCACCACCGGGAGAAGCGCTTGTACGGGTTCTGCGTGCGGGAATTTGCAACACAGATTTGGAGTTGCTGCGGGGCTATTATCCCTACACAGGAATTTTAGGACACGAATTTGTGGGACTGGTGGAACAAGGGCCAGAACATCTACTAAATCAAAGAGTCGTCGGGGAAATCAACGCTGTCTGCGGTTATTGTCGTTTTTGTCGCCGAGGACAACCAACTCACTGTGAAAATCGGACAGTTTTAGGTATTGTCAACCGTCATGGAGCATTTGCAGAGTACCTTTGTTTACCAGTAGAAAATCTCCATGTTGTACCTGAAAATGTACCAACAGACGCGGCAACTTTTACCGAACCTTTAGCAGCCGCCCTAGAAATTCAACAACAGATAATATTGAGTAGAGATGACCGTGTGCTAGTAGTCGGAGATGGCAAATTGGGACAATTAGTAGCCCAGACATTAGCTCTAACTGGTTGTGAACTATTGGTTGTTGGTCGTCACCAAGAAAAACTTGCTAATTTAAAAGTACGGGGTGTGCAAACGGGTTTAGTTGATGCTGTCCAAGATAGAGCTTTTGATATTGTAGTCGAGTGTACTGGTAATCCAGAAGGATTTGCGATCGCTCGTCGGGCTTTGCGTCCCCGTGGTACTCTAGTGCTGAAAAGCACCTATGCTGGCAATCTCAGCTTAGATGCTTCTTCTTTAGTAGTAGACGAAATTACTCTCATCGGTTCTCGTTGTGGTGTTTTTCCCCCTGCACTGGAGCTATTAGCTACAGGAAAAGTTGACGTAGAACCCCTGATTCATAGCCAATACCCCCTCACTCAAGGACTTTTGGCCTTTGAGGAAGCACAACGCCGAGGCGTGTTGAAAGTTTTGCTGGAAATGGGTAATTAG
- a CDS encoding inositol monophosphatase family protein: MNDFWTTILDFAQTTTTRVGARLMQDFGQVQALQKADGSLVTQADKWADQEIRDAIASTFSGYGILTEESERTFPGTEWCWVIDPLDGTTNFTRGIPIWSISLALLYRGTPIFGYVYAPPLNQAFHGFWPGTSGLSTPSGAFLNHHPIHTSSDAPSSNHFFNLCSRSLAVVQNGFPCKIRMLGVASYNFLTVAAGATLGGIEATPKVWDIAGAWVIVQAAGGSWVSLDSEAFPLSDGEDYSDRSFPTLVVSRSDLVTFFTPLIKDVKI; encoded by the coding sequence TGAATGATTTTTGGACGACAATTCTCGATTTTGCCCAAACTACCACCACCAGAGTGGGCGCGCGATTAATGCAGGACTTTGGGCAAGTGCAGGCTTTACAAAAAGCTGACGGTAGCTTGGTAACCCAAGCCGATAAATGGGCAGATCAAGAAATTCGAGATGCGATCGCCTCTACTTTTTCTGGTTATGGAATTTTAACTGAAGAAAGCGAACGCACATTTCCTGGGACAGAGTGGTGCTGGGTTATAGATCCTTTAGATGGGACAACGAACTTTACACGAGGTATTCCCATCTGGTCGATTTCTCTGGCTTTGCTTTACCGAGGGACACCGATTTTTGGTTATGTTTATGCGCCACCCCTCAATCAAGCCTTTCATGGTTTTTGGCCTGGTACATCTGGTTTAAGCACACCCTCTGGGGCATTTCTCAATCATCACCCAATTCATACCAGTAGTGATGCTCCCAGCAGCAATCATTTTTTTAACCTTTGTTCCCGCAGTTTAGCTGTTGTCCAGAACGGATTTCCCTGCAAAATTCGGATGCTGGGTGTCGCTAGTTACAATTTCCTGACGGTTGCGGCTGGTGCAACATTAGGAGGGATAGAAGCAACACCAAAAGTTTGGGACATAGCAGGCGCTTGGGTAATTGTCCAAGCTGCTGGTGGTAGCTGGGTTTCCCTCGACTCAGAAGCGTTTCCTTTGTCAGACGGGGAAGATTATAGCGATCGCTCTTTCCCTACTCTCGTTGTTAGTCGCTCAGACTTAGTTACATTTTTTACACCCTTAATTAAAGATGTAAAAATTTAA
- the rpsR gene encoding 30S ribosomal protein S18 — protein MSYYRRRLSPIKPGEPIDYKDVDLLRKFITERGKILPRRITGLTAKQQRELTLAIKRSRLVALLPFINAEG, from the coding sequence ATGAGCTATTACCGTCGTCGCCTGTCTCCAATTAAGCCTGGAGAACCGATTGATTACAAAGACGTTGATTTATTGCGTAAATTTATCACCGAGCGTGGTAAGATTTTACCCCGGAGAATTACTGGTCTAACCGCTAAACAACAGCGAGAATTGACACTAGCAATTAAACGTTCCCGTCTTGTGGCTTTGTTGCCATTTATCAATGCGGAAGGCTAA
- a CDS encoding 1-aminocyclopropane-1-carboxylate deaminase/D-cysteine desulfhydrase — MSLTFVPPPIQKINSEIANNAGVEIYVLRLDLMHPWVNGNKWYKLKYNLLEAKEKSYTKLLTFGGAYSNHIFATAAAGNLLGFQTIGIIRGEETLPLNPTLSFATQQGMQLVYVDRETYRQRNSTTLHTDLRKRFGEVFIIPEGGSNLNGVRGCLEIISAATQVFDIVCVACGTATTLAGIALALEPQQRVIGFPVLKNGGFLAQDIAQLMKNYVAAGLPISSSSPASWELVCDYHFGGYAKVKDDLILFSHQFTQSYGVPLDYVYTAKMFYGVMDLLKQRYFTKGDGLRPTVGHRILMIHTGGLQGNIGMSERL; from the coding sequence ATGTCATTGACCTTTGTTCCTCCGCCAATACAAAAAATCAATAGTGAGATTGCTAATAATGCTGGTGTAGAAATTTATGTATTACGCCTTGATTTAATGCACCCGTGGGTAAACGGTAATAAGTGGTACAAGCTGAAATACAATCTCTTAGAAGCTAAGGAGAAAAGTTACACAAAATTACTCACCTTTGGTGGTGCATATTCTAATCACATCTTCGCTACTGCCGCAGCAGGTAATCTTTTAGGATTCCAGACTATTGGTATAATTCGTGGGGAAGAAACCTTACCCTTAAATCCCACACTAAGTTTTGCAACGCAACAAGGTATGCAGCTTGTCTATGTGGACAGGGAAACCTATCGACAACGAAACAGCACCACATTACACACAGACCTAAGGAAACGCTTTGGTGAGGTATTTATCATTCCAGAAGGTGGTAGTAATTTGAATGGTGTGCGTGGTTGTCTAGAAATAATAAGTGCCGCAACACAAGTATTTGATATTGTTTGTGTAGCTTGTGGTACAGCCACCACCCTAGCAGGTATCGCTCTGGCACTGGAACCTCAGCAACGTGTGATTGGTTTTCCTGTCTTAAAAAATGGGGGTTTTTTAGCACAGGATATTGCTCAGTTAATGAAGAATTATGTCGCGGCGGGGTTGCCCATTTCATCTAGTTCTCCCGCCTCTTGGGAATTAGTTTGCGATTACCATTTTGGCGGTTACGCCAAGGTGAAAGATGATCTCATACTGTTCAGTCACCAGTTTACCCAAAGCTACGGCGTACCTCTTGATTACGTGTATACAGCGAAAATGTTTTACGGCGTAATGGACTTGTTAAAGCAAAGATATTTTACGAAAGGTGATGGTCTCCGACCGACCGTAGGTCATCGTATCTTAATGATTCACACGGGTGGCTTACAGGGAAATATCGGGATGAGTGAACGATTGTAA